The Salmo salar chromosome ssa06, Ssal_v3.1, whole genome shotgun sequence genome window below encodes:
- the LOC106607338 gene encoding integrator complex subunit 1 isoform X1, which produces MMNRPKPTTIRRPSAAKPSGHPPPGDFIALGSKSGGESKAPAVLLKPASTLPADRKRETSSSLPSSSGLSGLVKRPKISSTPPVSALGRLADVAAVDKRAISPSIKEPSVVPIEVPPAVLLDEIENAEQDGNDDRIEGVLCGAVKQLKMNRAKPDITLYLSLMFLAKIKPNLFATEGIIEALCSLLRRDASINFKAKGNSLVSVLACNLLMAAYEEDENWPEIFVKVYIEDSLGERIWVDSSHCKNFVDNIQTAFSTKMPPKSMLLQLQTDTGRSGGDISAGSSPHPSTPDEDDSQTQLLIAEEKLSPEDDGQVMPRYEELSESVEDYVLDVLKDQLNRRQPMDNVSRNLLRLLTATCGYKEVRLMAVQRLEMWLQNPKLTRPAQDLLMSLCMNCNSHGADDMEVISNLIKIRLKPKVILNHYMLCVRELLNAHKDNLGTMVKLVIFNELSNARNPNNMQVLHTLLQHSPEQAPKFLAMVFQDLLTNKDDYLRASRALLREIIKQTKHEINFQSFCLGLMQERKEATYVDMEFKERFVIQVTDLLTCSMMLGITAQVKEAGVAWDKGEKKNLDGLRSFQNNIAAIQRDAVWWLHTVVPTIAKVPSKDYIHCLHKVLFTEQPETYYKWDNWPPESDRNFFLRLCSEVPLLEDTLMRILVIGLSRDLPLGPADAMELADHLVKRAAGVQSDGTTTATAMDLDVLRVERIQLIDAVLNLCTYHHPENIQLPAGYTPPNLAIATLYWKAWLLLLVVAAFNPQQIGLAAWDGYPTLKMLMEMVMTNNYSYPPCTVADEETKTEMINRELQVSQREKQEILAFESHLAAASTKQTITESNSLLLSQLTSLDPQGPPRKPPPAVQEQVKSLNQSLRLGHLLCRSRNPDFLLNIIQRQASSQSMPWLADLVQSSEGSLDVLPVQCLCEFLLHDAADDNLPIEDDEEGESKEQRAKKRQRQQKQRQLLGRLQDLLLGPKADEQTTCEVLDYFLRRLSSSQVASRVLAMKGLSLVLTEGGLKDGEERDQPMEEDSRDAELLPGYQWLLQDLPKLPLFDSVRGMTSTALQQAIHMETDPQTISAYLIYLSQHAPVEEQASHNDLALDVARLIVERSTIMNSLFSKYSCRPESDAVLSALISIFSSYIRRMRKTKEGEDLYSWSESQDQVFLRWTTGETATMHILVVHAMVILLTLGPPKEESDFFNLLDIWFPDKKPLPTAFLVDTSEEALLLPDWLKLRMIRSEVARLVDAALQDLEPQQLLLFVQSFGIPVSSMSKLLQYLDQAVSHDSQTLEQNIMDKNYMAHLVEVQHERGATGGHTFHRLLSSSLPPRRDSTEVNRAKVTVETPSGSLKMRANQIPVIGPEDDLTGMLLQMFPLKVDLRRPSPPPRPLSLALQQALAQELVRARHGGHPQQGGVAVRLLQALAALLSSAHAGALVMAMNRSHALSCPMLRQLHLYQRLVSQDVAFSSLFFKAVMEMMTWLENPAVEAGPLRALLKSFAGQYSQKHQLTDVRTGFLHLAEALAYRRDSEVAVRAIIATLKAGERCNAEPELIGKVLQGLVEGKSPYLEELLALLMTIGTETGTGSTTAGPVAMVMALLLQETEEQAVKMEVDTNNSSSEVTKTWSSSGLLVDWLGLLDPEVTSVCPDLQRKLLFALNKGKGTPSYRPYLLALLTHQSNWTTLHQCISALLSKQQDQRLDPSSALDFLWACSHIPRIWQGRDQKTPQKQTDTFVLRLNPEELISLVDLIMSESELNSRGDSSPPANAPGNAKSTLDHTSCSLIQSRLPLLHSCCHGDLERVKKVSEYLINCTKKWEDGVMSKRCQNLLLQLYLHFPEVIQHVTLPDATLSSEGAADGTTCKHDVLVHRLVTLLGDTGDTKSAENRMSDANLACRKLAVSHPVLLLRHLPMIGALLHGRVHLNFQEFRSQNHLTFFSNVLAILELLQPLVFHSEHQRALQDCLLSFMKILQNLRRPRMHPLAVFSKYVQFIQKYITHDAATAIPYLQKHSDILQGLSSEHPDLLLKSLLAGLTLPVKTGSSDSSAEDRDDESSSGSLPLVSISASVPLTAADMTKYLKKISRGEAIEDVLEVLTEVEDKSKRNPEIIQYFTNDLRRLMSSTEDLCRNMAFSLALRCIQNSPCTAADFLPTFMYCMGSGNFDVVQTALRNLPEYVLLCQEHADILLHKAFLVGIYGQIDTSSMISESMKVLHMEATT; this is translated from the exons CAATCTCTTTGCCACTGAAGGCATTATTGAG GCCTTGTGCAGTCTCCTTCGCCGGGATGCCTCCATCAACTTCAAAGCAAAGGGCAACAGTCTGGTGTCTGTGCTAGCCTGCAACCTGCTGATGGCAGCCTATGAGGAGGATGAGAACTGGCCAGAGATCTTTGTCAAA GTGTACATTGAGGACTCTTTGGGGGAGCGAATTTGGGTAGACAGTTCCCATTGTAAGAATTTTGTGGACAATATCCAGACTGCCTTCAGTACCAAAATGCCCCCAAAGAGTATGCTGCTGCAGTTGCAGACTGACACTGGCCGCTCCGGTGGAGATATCAGTGCAG GGAGCAgtcctcacccctccaccccaGATGAGGATGACAGCCAGACTCAATTGCTGATTGCTGAGGAGAAACTTAGCCCTGAAGATGATGGACAAGTTATGCCAAG GTACGAGGAGCTGTCTGAGAGTGTGGAGGACTATGTTCTAGATGTCCTGAAGGACCAGTTGAACCGCAGGCAGCCCATGGACAATGTGTCCCGTAACCTGCTCCGTCTGCTCACTGCCACCTGTGGCTACAAGGAGGTGCGGCTTATGGCTGTGCAGAGGCTAGAGATGTGGCTGCAGAATccaaag CTGACCCGTCCAGCTCAGGACCTTCTCATGTCTCTCTGTATGAACTGCAACTCCCATGGAGCGGATGACATGGAGGTGATCTCCAACCTCATCAAGATCCGTCTGAAACCTAAAGTCATCCTCAATCACTACATGCTCTGTGTCAG GGAGCTACTGAATGCACACAAAGACAACCTGGGAACTATGGTGAAGCTGGTGATCTTCAACGAGCTGTCCAATGCCAGGAACCCCAACAACATGCAAGTCCTTCACACACTGCTCCAGCACAGCCCAGAGCAGGCCCCTAAG TTCCTGGCCATGGTATTCCAGGACCTGCTGACCAATAAGGATGATTACCTGCGTGCCTCTCGAGCCTTGCTGAGAGAGATCATCAAACAGACCAAGCACGAGATCAACTTCCAGTCCTTCTGCCTGGGTCTGATGCAGGAAAGGAAGGAGGCCACCTACGTCGACATGGAGTTCAAA GAACGCTTTGTGATCCAGGTGACAGACCTGCTCACATGCTCCATGATGCTGGGCATCACAGCTCAGGTCAAGGAGGCTGGCGTTGCATGGGacaaaggagagaagaaga ATCTGGATGGTCTGAGATCCTTTCAGAATAATATCGCTGCCATTCAGAGGGATGCTGTGTGGTGGCTTCACACTGTTGTTCCCACTATTGCCAAAGTGCCCTCCAAGGACTATATACACTG TCTTCACAAGGTGCTTTTCACAGAGCAACCGGAGACCTACTACAAGTGGGATAACTGGCCCCCTGAGAGCGACAGAAA TTTCTTCCTGCGGCTGTGCTCTGAAGTGCCTCTGCTGGAGGACACTCTGATGCGTATCCTGGTCATCGGACTGTCCCGTGACCTGCCCCTGGGCCCGGCCGACGCCATGGAGCTGGCGGACCACCTGGTGAAGAGGGCAGCCGGGGTCCAGTCCGATGGTACAACAACTGCAACAGCAATGG ATCTGGATGTGTTGAGAGTGGAGCGGATCCAGCTGATTGACGCAGTGCTGAACCTGTGCACCTACCACCACCCAGAGAACATCCAGCTGCCTGCGGG CTATACTCCTCCGAACCTGGCGATAGCCACACTCTACTGGAAAGCGTGGCTCCTGCTACTTGTGGTGGCCGCTTTCAATCCACAGCAAATAG GCTTGGCTGCCTGGGACGGCTATCCCACACTGAAAATGCTCATGGAGATGGTTATGACAAA TAACTACTCCTACCCTCCATGCACGGTGGCCGATGAGGAGACCAAGACCGAGATGATCAACAGGGAGCTGCAGGTGtcccagagagagaagcaggagatCCTGGCCTTCGAGAGCCACCTGGCGGCTGCCTCCACCAAGCAGACCATCACAGAGAGCAACAGCCTGCTGCTGTCCCAGCTCACCAGTCTGGACCCACA GGGCCCCCCTCGCAAACCCCCACCCGCAGTCCAGGAGCAGGTGAAGAGCCTTAACCAGTCCCTTCGCCTGGGTCACCTCCTCTGTCGCTCTCGCAACCCTGACTTCCTGCTCAACATCATCCAGAGACAG GCCTCCTCTCAGTCAATGCCCTGGCTGGCTGACCTGGTGCAGTCCAGTGAGGGGTCCTTGGATGTGCTGCCCGTGCAGTGCCTGTGTGAATTCCTGCTTCACGATGCTGCAGATGACAACTTGCCCATCGAGGATgatgaggaaggagagagcaaAGAGCAGAGAGCCAAGAAAAGACAA AGGCAACAAAAGCAGAGGCAACTCCTTGGACGGCTGCAGGATCTGCTGTTGGGTCCTAAAGCTGACGAACAGACCACGTGTGAGGTGTTGGACTACTTCCTGCGCCGCCTCAGCTCTTCTCAAGTGGCATCAAGAGTCCTGGCTATGAAG GGTCTGTCTCTGGTGCTGACTGAGGGGGGTCtgaaggatggagaggagagggaccagCCCATGGAGGAGGACTCCAGAGATGCTGAGCTCCTGCCAGGGTACCAGTGGCTCCTGCAGGACCTCCCCAAGCTGCCCCTGTTCGACAGCGTCCGGGGCATGACCTCCACCGCTCTGCAGCAG GCCATCCACATGGAGACAGACCCACAGACCATCAGCGCCTACCTCATCTACCTGTCCCAGCATGCACCAGTGGAGGAGCAGGCGTCTCACAATGACCTCGCTCTG GATGTGGCCCGTCTGATTGTCGAGCGCTCCACCATCATGAACAGCCTGTTCTCCAAGTACTCCTGCCGGCCCGAGTCAGACGCTGTGCTCTCAGCCCTCATCTCCATCTTCTCCAGCTACatcaggaggatgaggaagaccaAAGAGGGAGAGGACCTCTACAGCTGG TCAGAATCTCAGGACCAGGTGTTTCTGCGTTGGACCACAGGGGAGACGGCCACCATGCACATTCTGGTGGTCCATGCCATGGTCATTCTCCTGACGCTCGGGCCACCCAAAG AGGAGAGTGACTTCTTCAACCTCCTGGACATCTGGTTCCCCGACAAGAAACCCCTCCCCACCGCCTTCCTGGTGGACACCTCCGAGGAGGCCCTGCTGCTTCCTGATTGGTTGAAGCTGAGGATGATCCGGTCAGAGGTCGCACGATTGGTGGATGCAG CGCTGCAGGATCTGGAGCCCCAGCAGCTGCTGCTGTTTGTCCAGTCGTTTGGCATCCCCGTGTCCAGTATGAGTAAACTGCTGCAGTACCTGGACCAGGCCGTGTCCCACGACTCACAGACACTGGAACAGAACATCATGGACAAGA ACTACATGGCTCATCTGGTGGAGGTGCAGCATGAACGAGGCGCCACAGGGGGGCACACTTTCCACAGGTTGCTcagctcctctcttcctcctcgcaGAG ATAGTACTGAGGTGAACAGAGCCAAAGTTACCGTGGAAACTCCTAGTGGCTCCTTGAAGATGAGAGCCAATCAGATCCCAGTGATTGGGCCTGAGGATGACCTCACCGGCATGTTGCTTCAG ATGTTCCCTCTGAAGGTGGACCTCCGCAGGCCCAGCCCCCCTCCCCGGCCCCTCTCCCTGGCCCTGCAGCAGGCTCTGGCTCAAGAGCTGGTGCGTGCCAGACACGGGGGGCACCCCCAGCAGGGTGGGGTGGCAGTGCGTCTCCTACAGGCCCTGGCTGCCCTGCTCAGCTCTGCCCACGCCGGGGCCCTCGTCATGGCCATGAACCGCAGCCACGCCCTGTCCTGCCCCATGCTGCGCCAGCTGCACCTCTACCAG CGGCTGGTGTCGCAGGACGtggccttctcctctctcttcttcaagGCTGTCATGGAGATGATGACATGGTTGGAGAACCCGGCCGTGGAGGCGGGGCCGCTGCGGGCCCTGCTCAAGTCCTTTGCTGGACAGTATTCCCAGAAGCACCAGCTCACTGATG TTCGTACAGGCTTCCTCCACCTGGCTGAGGCCCTGGCTTATCGGAGGGACTCCGAGGTGGCCGTGAGGGCCATAATCGCCACACTGAAGGCAGGGGAGAGATGTAACGCAGAGCCGGAACTGATAGGCAAAG TGTTACAGGGGCTAGTGGAGGGGAAGTCTCCGTATTTGGAGGAACTGCTGGCCTTGCTAATGACTATTGGAACAGAGACGGGGACCGGCTCTACCACCGCAGGCCCTGTTGCCATGGTGATGGCGCTGCTTCTCCAGGAGACTGAAGAGCAAGCCGTGAAAATGGAGGTGGATACAAACAA CAGCAGCTCTGAGGTGACAAAGACCTGGTCCAGCTCAGGGCTGCTTGTTGATTGGCTGGGACTTCTTGACCCTGAGGTCACATCTGTGTGTCCAGACCTTCAGCGGAAGCTGCTCTTTGCTCTCAACAAG GGTAAAGGAACTCCCTCCTACAGACCATACCTTCTGGCATTGCTGACCCATCAGTCCAACTGGACAACTCTGCATCAGTGCATCAGTGCTCTTCTCAGCAAGCAGCAAGACCAGCG ACTGGACCCATCTTCTGCTCTGGACTTCCTGTGGGCCTGCAGTCACATCCCTCGTATCTGGCAGGGCCGGGACCAGAAGACCCCACAG aAACAGACAGATACATTTGTCCTGCGGTTGAACCCGGAGGAGCTTATCAGTCTGGTGGACCTCATCATGTCAGAGTCTGAGCTCAACAGCCGTGGCGACTCCTCGCCCCCTGCCAACGCCCCCGGCAACGCCAAGAGCACCCTGGACCACACCTCCTGCTCCCTCATCCAGTCACGGCTGCCCCTGCTCCACAGCTGTTGCCATGGCGACCTGGAGAGAGTGAAGAAAGTCTCGGAATACCTCATCAACTGTACAAAGAAATGGGAAGACGG TGTGATGAGTAAGCGGTGCCAGAACCTCCTGCTCCAGCTCTACCTGCACTTCCCAGAGGTCATCCAGCACGTGACCTTACCTGACGCCACCCTGAGCAGCGAGGGGGCCGCCGACGGCACCACATGCAAG CACGACGTCCTGGTTCACCGTCTGGTCACGTTGCTAGGCGATACGGGAGACACAAAGTCGGCTGAGAACCGGATGTCAGACGCTAACCTGGCCTGCAGGAAGCTGGCTGTGTcccaccctgtcctcctcctcag ACACTTGCCGATGATCGGAGCGCTTCTCCacggacgcgtccacctcaacTTCCAGGAGTtccggagccagaaccacctgACGTTCTTCAGCAACGTGCTGGCCATCCTGGAGCTGCTGCAGCCGTTGGTGTTCCACAGTGAACACCAGAGGGCGCTGCAGGACTGCCTGCTCTCCTTCATGAAGATCCTGCAG AACCTCAGGAGACCTCGTATGCATCCGTTGGCCGTCTTCAGTAAATATGTGCAGTTCATTCAGAAGTACATTACCCACGATGCAGCAACAGCCATTCCCTATCTACAGAAGCATTCCGATATCCTACA GGGCCTCTCATCAGAGCACCCTGACCTGCTGCTCAAGTCCCTACTGGCTGGCCTCACCCTGCCTGTGAAGACTGGCTCCTCTGACAGCTCTGCTGAGGACAGAGATG ATGAGTCGTCCTCTGGTTCCCTGCCCCTGGTCAGTATCTCAGCCTCCGTTCCACTGACTGCAGCTGACATGACCAAGTACCTGAAGAAGATCTCCAGGGGAGAAGCCATCGAAG ATGTACTGGAAGTTCTGACCGAGGTGGAGGACAAGTCCAAGAGGAATCCTGAGATCATCCAGTACTTCACT AATGACCTGCGGAGACTGATGAGTTCTACTGAGGACTTGTGTCGTAACATGGCCTTCAGCCTGGCCCTGCGCTGCATCCAGAACAGCCCGTG TACTGCAGCAGACTTCCTGCCCACCTTCATGTACTGTATGGGCAGCGGGAACTTTGATGTGGTGCAGACAGCGCTTAGGAACCTGCCAGAATACGTGCTGCTCTGTCAAG AGCATGCAGACATCTTACTCCACAAGGCCTTCTTGGTGGGGATCTATGGGCAGATTGACACCAGCTCTATGATCTCTGAGTCCATGAAGGTCCTGCACATGGAGGCAACAACATGA